In Carnobacterium sp. CP1, the following are encoded in one genomic region:
- a CDS encoding branched-chain amino acid ABC transporter permease: protein MENFIQQLINGLSLGSIYALIALGYTMVYGIIKLINFAHGEIYMVGAFVGYATINILHLGLIPSLIISMVVCAILGAIIERVAYKPLRKATRVAALITAIGVSFLVQNSMIYLVGPQVRAFPQVITKKVYNLGSIQVNQTQITIFATTIVLMLALQFIVKQTKMGKAMRAVSTDADAARLMGINVDNVISFTFILGSALAGAAGVLVGMYYNSIDPMMGVVPGLKAFIAAVLGGIGIIPGALLGGFTIGIIETLISGYGSSLVKDAVVYLILIIILIVKPTGLLGKNTKEKV from the coding sequence ATGGAAAATTTTATTCAACAACTCATTAACGGCCTTTCATTAGGCAGCATTTATGCGTTGATCGCACTGGGGTATACGATGGTTTATGGCATCATCAAGCTGATCAACTTCGCCCATGGAGAAATTTATATGGTAGGGGCCTTTGTCGGTTATGCAACGATCAATATTCTCCACTTAGGATTGATTCCTTCGTTGATTATTTCGATGGTTGTTTGTGCAATATTAGGAGCCATCATTGAAAGGGTCGCTTACAAACCTTTACGGAAGGCAACGCGAGTAGCGGCCTTGATCACTGCTATCGGTGTTTCGTTTTTAGTGCAAAACAGCATGATTTACCTAGTAGGTCCGCAAGTCAGAGCCTTTCCGCAAGTAATCACTAAAAAAGTTTACAATTTAGGTTCGATTCAAGTCAATCAAACACAAATCACTATTTTTGCGACGACGATCGTTTTGATGCTGGCCCTTCAGTTTATTGTTAAACAAACGAAGATGGGAAAAGCGATGCGAGCAGTTAGTACAGACGCTGACGCTGCTCGCTTGATGGGGATAAATGTAGACAATGTCATTTCATTTACGTTTATTCTTGGATCAGCACTGGCTGGCGCAGCGGGCGTATTAGTCGGAATGTATTACAATTCGATCGATCCTATGATGGGCGTTGTTCCTGGACTGAAAGCTTTTATCGCAGCTGTTTTAGGCGGTATCGGCATTATTCCAGGTGCACTGCTTGGTGGATTTACGATCGGGATCATCGAAACGTTGATCAGCGGCTATGGCAGCTCGCTAGTTAAAGATGCTGTTGTGTATTTGATTTTGATTATTATTTTGATTGTAAAACCAACTGGATTATTAGGTAAGAATACGAAAGAGAAAGTGTAG
- a CDS encoding ABC transporter ATP-binding protein codes for MLQVKKLTVHYGVIQATKEVSFEVNEGEIVSLIGANGAGKSTILKALSGLHRPTSGEILYKGQPIQKETTKKIVELGISQVPEGRHVFGGMSVLENLEMGAYLRKDKSEIQKDLKMVFDRFPVLGERKKQDTATLSGGEQQMVAMGRALMSRPKLLLLDEPSMGLAPIFIKEIFNIIKMINEQGTTILLIEQNAKVALEIAHKGYVLETGKVVQSGTGQELLASDEVQKAYLGG; via the coding sequence ATGTTGCAAGTAAAAAAACTGACAGTTCATTATGGAGTCATCCAAGCCACTAAAGAAGTGAGTTTTGAAGTCAACGAAGGGGAGATCGTTTCGTTGATCGGAGCTAATGGAGCTGGCAAATCAACGATTCTTAAAGCCCTTTCTGGATTGCATCGCCCAACTTCAGGAGAAATTCTTTATAAAGGACAACCGATCCAAAAAGAAACCACTAAAAAAATCGTTGAATTGGGTATTTCCCAAGTTCCCGAAGGCCGGCATGTTTTTGGCGGAATGAGTGTCTTAGAAAATTTGGAGATGGGCGCGTATTTGCGTAAAGATAAAAGCGAGATCCAGAAAGATTTGAAAATGGTGTTTGACCGTTTCCCGGTTTTAGGAGAACGCAAAAAGCAGGATACAGCTACTTTGTCAGGCGGCGAACAGCAAATGGTAGCGATGGGGCGTGCATTGATGTCGCGTCCGAAATTATTGCTGCTGGATGAGCCTTCAATGGGTTTGGCGCCGATTTTCATCAAAGAAATTTTTAACATCATTAAAATGATCAATGAACAAGGAACAACGATTTTGCTAATTGAACAAAATGCTAAAGTAGCCTTGGAAATAGCCCATAAAGGCTATGTTTTAGAAACTGGAAAAGTCGTTCAATCGGGTACTGGACAAGAGTTGTTAGCCAGTGATGAGGTTCAAAAAGCGTACTTAGGAGGGTAA
- a CDS encoding Rid family detoxifying hydrolase, whose product MLETIYTENAPKPIGPYAQAIKVGEFVYPAGQIGADPATGQLVEGSIKEQAKQALLNLSAVLEEAGSSLDQVVKTTCYLSTMENFQEFNEAFGEQFAGHEPARTCFAVQELPLKALCEIEVVAVVKK is encoded by the coding sequence ATGTTAGAAACGATTTATACAGAAAATGCACCAAAACCTATTGGTCCATACGCACAAGCCATTAAAGTCGGAGAGTTTGTTTATCCTGCAGGCCAAATCGGTGCAGATCCAGCAACAGGTCAACTAGTGGAAGGCAGTATTAAAGAGCAAGCAAAACAAGCTTTGTTAAACTTGTCTGCGGTATTAGAAGAAGCGGGTTCATCGTTAGATCAAGTGGTCAAGACAACTTGTTATTTGTCTACAATGGAAAATTTCCAAGAATTTAACGAAGCTTTCGGCGAACAATTTGCTGGCCACGAACCAGCTCGAACTTGTTTTGCGGTCCAAGAACTTCCTTTAAAAGCTCTTTGCGAAATCGAAGTTGTTGCTGTTGTAAAAAAATAA
- a CDS encoding branched-chain amino acid ABC transporter permease, with amino-acid sequence MKQFNKTNLGWLIFIAVAFLLIQFGVSFGLIDAFYEITLMTILINIILAAGLNLIIGFSGQFSLGHAGFMAIGAYCTGIMTIKLPTLVGLFAGLLLGIIVASLVALVVGIPTLRLKGDYLAIATLGVAEIIRIAILNMGSLTNGAAGLSGIPYLTTWQLAFIFVVVTLVIIVNYIKSSAGRATVAIREDEIAAESMGINTTKFKTIAFVIGAATAAVGGGLHASYFSVIRPADFTFMKSIDILIIVVFGGLGSVTGSVVAAIVLGIINVFLQPFGQLRMILYSVALIAIMIFKPSGLFGTKEFTISGLLNRKKKASPKQKEEPK; translated from the coding sequence ATGAAGCAATTTAATAAAACAAATCTTGGCTGGCTCATTTTTATTGCAGTCGCCTTCCTTTTGATTCAATTTGGCGTTTCATTTGGCTTGATCGATGCTTTTTATGAGATCACCTTAATGACGATTTTGATCAATATCATTTTGGCAGCCGGATTAAACTTGATTATTGGATTCTCAGGTCAATTTTCGTTAGGGCATGCTGGGTTTATGGCGATCGGCGCTTATTGTACCGGCATTATGACGATCAAATTGCCAACACTTGTTGGGTTGTTTGCTGGTCTGTTATTGGGAATCATAGTGGCAAGTCTTGTAGCCTTAGTTGTTGGGATCCCAACACTTCGCTTAAAAGGAGATTATTTAGCTATTGCAACATTAGGGGTAGCGGAGATCATCCGTATCGCGATTTTGAATATGGGCAGTTTGACAAATGGAGCTGCTGGGTTAAGCGGGATTCCGTATTTGACCACTTGGCAACTGGCTTTCATTTTTGTGGTCGTGACGTTGGTCATCATCGTAAACTACATTAAAAGCAGTGCCGGACGTGCAACAGTTGCCATTCGCGAAGATGAGATTGCCGCGGAATCGATGGGGATCAACACAACAAAATTCAAAACCATTGCTTTTGTGATCGGTGCAGCAACAGCAGCTGTCGGTGGTGGACTGCACGCTTCTTATTTTAGTGTGATCCGTCCTGCCGACTTTACCTTTATGAAATCCATCGATATTTTGATCATCGTTGTATTTGGCGGATTGGGCAGTGTGACAGGGAGTGTCGTTGCCGCAATCGTTCTGGGAATCATTAATGTCTTTTTACAACCTTTTGGACAATTGCGTATGATTCTTTACTCGGTTGCCTTGATTGCGATCATGATTTTTAAGCCATCTGGTTTATTTGGAACAAAAGAATTTACCATTTCTGGCTTATTGAACCGCAAAAAGAAAGCATCTCCTAAGCAAAAGGAGGAACCAAAATGA
- a CDS encoding M15 family metallopeptidase, with the protein MYKKLSVFLVSLGLLGGCSVANGIVTDTTQKITTTLSASRSSSEKTLTPEEEQQLKEEKEHQAMLDELPEVSTTDWNLDLVNNWTPIDQDITIPLTTLPNGYMIDERMKDAYDDWMSAASEAGSEIVLVSSFRSVDLQQTNYDSSIQRYIDQGHSAEEAKKMTEDYIAIPGGSEHHTGLAIDIVDADWLSTGKGLIPEYDTQESQHWLVDTMADYGFVLRFPQGKEDETGIEYESWHFRYVGVDNARYMEKYQLTLEEYIHLLEEAGK; encoded by the coding sequence ATGTATAAAAAACTTTCAGTGTTTCTTGTATCTTTAGGTTTATTAGGAGGATGCAGTGTAGCCAATGGCATTGTAACAGACACCACTCAAAAAATCACCACTACCCTATCGGCTTCCAGATCATCTTCTGAAAAGACACTAACACCTGAAGAAGAGCAGCAACTAAAAGAAGAAAAAGAACATCAGGCGATGCTGGATGAGCTGCCAGAAGTTTCAACAACTGACTGGAATTTAGATTTAGTGAATAACTGGACGCCAATCGACCAAGATATCACTATTCCACTAACCACATTGCCAAACGGATATATGATCGATGAACGAATGAAAGACGCTTATGACGATTGGATGTCGGCCGCTTCTGAAGCCGGTTCTGAAATCGTGTTGGTTTCCAGCTTTCGCTCAGTAGACTTGCAGCAAACGAATTACGACAGCAGCATTCAACGGTATATTGACCAAGGTCATTCTGCAGAAGAAGCTAAAAAAATGACTGAAGATTATATTGCCATTCCTGGAGGCAGCGAACACCATACAGGTCTAGCAATCGATATTGTAGACGCTGATTGGTTGAGTACGGGTAAAGGTTTGATTCCTGAATACGATACTCAAGAGTCGCAACACTGGTTAGTCGATACAATGGCTGATTATGGTTTTGTTTTGCGGTTTCCACAAGGAAAAGAAGATGAAACCGGTATTGAATACGAATCTTGGCATTTTCGCTATGTAGGCGTTGATAATGCCCGCTATATGGAAAAATATCAATTGACACTCGAAGAATACATTCATTTATTAGAAGAAGCAGGCAAATAA
- a CDS encoding Gfo/Idh/MocA family protein — protein sequence MKPLNWGILGLGNIASSFATTFASEDAKLYAAGSRSIEKAAEFAEKHGIEKAYGSYDELIADPEVDVVYIATPHSHHADLILKSLEHGKHVLCEKAITVDNHELEAGMALAKEKGLILAEAMTIYHMPLYKKLKNIMASGSLGKLKMIQVSFGSLKEADPTNRFFNKEIAGGALLDIGTYALSFARFFLSSQPKEILTTMNFFETGVDEQANVIMKNADDELATVAFTFRAKMPKQGIVAFENGYLTVLDFPRADEATLTHPDGTVEKIQAGDTLQALNYEIAHMNEMIRTKTDNSSIELTHDVMEIMDTLREKWNN from the coding sequence ATGAAACCATTAAACTGGGGTATTTTAGGTCTAGGAAATATCGCTTCTAGTTTTGCGACAACGTTCGCATCAGAAGATGCCAAACTTTATGCAGCTGGTTCAAGATCTATCGAGAAAGCCGCTGAATTTGCTGAAAAACACGGTATTGAAAAAGCTTATGGCAGCTATGATGAATTGATTGCTGATCCAGAGGTAGATGTAGTGTACATCGCAACCCCTCACAGCCATCACGCAGATCTTATTCTAAAAAGTTTGGAACACGGCAAGCACGTTCTTTGTGAGAAAGCCATTACGGTAGATAACCACGAATTAGAAGCGGGTATGGCTTTGGCCAAAGAAAAAGGATTGATTTTAGCAGAGGCGATGACCATTTATCATATGCCGTTGTACAAAAAACTTAAAAACATCATGGCTTCCGGTTCACTTGGCAAATTAAAAATGATCCAAGTGTCATTCGGCAGTTTAAAAGAAGCTGATCCAACAAATCGTTTCTTCAATAAAGAAATAGCGGGTGGTGCTTTATTGGATATCGGAACGTACGCTTTATCTTTCGCACGTTTCTTCTTATCAAGCCAGCCGAAAGAAATTTTAACCACAATGAATTTTTTTGAAACAGGCGTAGATGAACAAGCGAATGTTATCATGAAAAATGCTGACGATGAATTAGCGACTGTAGCCTTTACTTTCCGGGCTAAAATGCCAAAACAAGGCATCGTCGCTTTTGAAAATGGCTATCTAACAGTTCTTGACTTCCCAAGAGCAGATGAAGCTACTTTGACTCATCCAGACGGCACTGTCGAAAAAATTCAAGCGGGCGATACGCTGCAAGCATTGAATTATGAGATTGCTCATATGAATGAAATGATTCGCACAAAAACAGATAACAGTTCTATTGAATTAACACATGACGTGATGGAAATCATGGATACGCTGAGAGAAAAATGGAACAACTAA
- a CDS encoding ABC transporter ATP-binding protein produces MSLLEVKKLTKNFGGLAAVSMVSMELGDNELVGLIGPNGAGKTTLFNLLTGVYEPTEGSIDLAINDKQESLVGKKTYTITDMGLGRTFQNIRLFKDLTVLDNVLIAMHAKNKVGTVAALFRTPAFYASEQTLKAEAIKLLKIFNLDTKVSELAKNLPYGEQRRLEIVRALATKPKILFLDEPAAGMNPQETADLTALIRQIQKDFKITILLIEHDMSLVMNVCERIYVLEYGRMIAHGTPKEIKNNKAVIKAYLGGD; encoded by the coding sequence ATGAGTTTATTGGAAGTAAAAAAATTAACTAAAAATTTTGGCGGATTAGCAGCAGTTTCAATGGTCTCTATGGAACTAGGGGACAATGAGTTAGTTGGCTTGATTGGACCAAATGGAGCAGGCAAGACGACCTTATTTAATTTATTGACGGGGGTCTATGAGCCGACTGAAGGCAGTATTGATTTAGCCATTAACGACAAACAAGAATCGTTGGTGGGCAAAAAAACGTATACCATTACCGATATGGGATTGGGAAGAACGTTTCAAAATATTCGGTTGTTTAAGGATTTGACCGTGTTGGACAATGTCTTGATCGCGATGCACGCTAAAAACAAAGTTGGAACAGTCGCTGCTTTATTTCGAACACCTGCTTTTTATGCTTCAGAACAAACCCTGAAAGCAGAAGCGATCAAGTTGTTGAAGATTTTCAACTTAGATACAAAAGTAAGCGAGTTGGCAAAAAACTTGCCTTACGGGGAACAAAGACGATTGGAGATCGTCAGAGCGTTGGCCACGAAACCGAAAATCTTGTTTTTAGATGAACCGGCTGCCGGAATGAACCCGCAAGAAACAGCTGACTTAACAGCTTTGATTCGTCAAATACAAAAAGATTTTAAGATCACCATTTTGTTGATTGAACACGATATGTCTTTAGTGATGAATGTGTGTGAACGAATTTACGTTTTGGAATATGGGCGGATGATCGCTCATGGAACTCCCAAAGAAATCAAAAATAATAAAGCGGTTATCAAAGCTTATTTAGGTGGTGATTAG
- a CDS encoding PTS sugar transporter subunit IIC, with amino-acid sequence MKRKNITENLYKVSQGIAAAIVVTLGIGLLLQTIGELTGSIALVTIGAVTKTLMIPGLGIGIAYYLKVDILSMLSAVAAGVIGGRAYTIVDGAVSLKSGEPVGALVAIGAALLVGKFLFNKTPFNMVLIPFCSVLIGGLIGYLLAQPISYLLTQVSLLITSSVDGFPLLSSMVLGLIFGILILSPASSAAIALALQLDGAAGAAALIGCSVQFTVFAFLSLKENDAGNFLGQLIITPKLQTANVIRNPKVALFPLLMGTILAPIGVLVFGLTASAEIAGMGLCALVAPFAIAASQGFTATLLYLLVVLLVPALLSLLCKPLLIQLGVLKPGDLKIIL; translated from the coding sequence GTGAAAAGAAAGAATATTACGGAGAACTTGTACAAAGTTTCTCAAGGAATTGCCGCCGCCATCGTCGTGACTTTAGGTATTGGGCTGCTGCTTCAAACCATTGGAGAACTAACAGGATCAATCGCTCTTGTAACGATCGGGGCTGTCACGAAAACATTGATGATACCTGGATTGGGTATCGGAATTGCGTATTATTTGAAAGTGGATATCTTGTCTATGCTAAGTGCTGTTGCAGCAGGTGTCATTGGCGGACGAGCTTATACGATCGTCGACGGAGCTGTTTCATTAAAAAGCGGCGAACCTGTAGGGGCTTTGGTCGCGATCGGCGCTGCTTTGCTAGTGGGCAAATTTTTATTTAATAAGACACCATTTAATATGGTCCTTATCCCATTTTGCAGTGTCTTGATTGGAGGATTGATTGGGTACCTATTGGCGCAGCCGATCAGTTACTTGTTGACCCAAGTTTCCCTGCTGATTACTTCTTCGGTAGATGGTTTCCCTCTATTGTCTTCTATGGTATTGGGCTTAATTTTCGGAATTTTGATTTTATCGCCAGCTTCTTCAGCAGCCATTGCTTTAGCCTTACAATTAGACGGCGCAGCAGGTGCAGCCGCGTTGATCGGGTGCAGCGTCCAATTTACGGTTTTTGCTTTTTTAAGTTTGAAAGAAAATGATGCGGGCAATTTCTTAGGCCAACTCATCATCACACCGAAATTACAAACCGCTAATGTGATCCGAAACCCTAAAGTCGCCCTGTTTCCTTTACTAATGGGCACTATTTTAGCACCAATCGGCGTGTTGGTTTTTGGCTTGACCGCTTCCGCAGAGATAGCCGGCATGGGTTTATGTGCTTTGGTTGCACCGTTTGCTATTGCGGCTTCACAAGGATTCACCGCTACCCTATTGTATCTGTTGGTCGTGTTGCTTGTTCCCGCTTTATTGAGCCTGTTGTGCAAACCTTTATTGATTCAGCTGGGCGTCTTAAAACCCGGTGATTTAAAAATAATCCTTTAA
- a CDS encoding CBS and ACT domain-containing protein encodes MDVQNYMTSEVVTVPEDMKVLEALDIMKEHNFHRLPVVRDGRMVGLVTEEIVQENSPSTATSLSIHEMNYLLTKTTVGDIMQTKVTTIGAADLLEEAAEKMLEEEVGVLPVVEDKDKIIGIITDKDLFRAFIDVMGYNNKGSRIVIDIPEDHPGILEDITNILAEAKVSINQIAVYRNEDVTQIVLQMDSSNTSEIKEVLTREGYTVSSATSKERKE; translated from the coding sequence ATGGATGTACAAAATTATATGACTTCGGAAGTGGTAACAGTTCCTGAAGATATGAAAGTTCTTGAAGCACTCGATATTATGAAAGAGCACAATTTTCATCGCTTGCCGGTTGTCAGAGATGGCCGGATGGTTGGATTGGTGACGGAAGAGATCGTTCAAGAAAACTCTCCATCAACAGCGACCAGCTTAAGCATTCATGAGATGAACTATCTGCTGACAAAAACGACTGTTGGCGACATCATGCAGACCAAAGTAACCACGATCGGAGCGGCTGATTTGCTTGAAGAAGCCGCAGAGAAGATGTTGGAAGAAGAAGTCGGAGTTTTGCCAGTTGTGGAAGACAAAGATAAGATCATCGGAATCATCACCGACAAGGACCTTTTTAGAGCCTTTATCGACGTCATGGGGTACAACAATAAAGGCAGCCGGATCGTCATTGATATTCCGGAAGACCACCCTGGTATCCTGGAAGACATTACCAATATTTTGGCCGAAGCAAAAGTCAGCATCAATCAAATCGCTGTTTACCGCAACGAGGATGTTACGCAAATCGTCTTGCAGATGGACAGCTCTAATACATCAGAGATCAAAGAAGTTTTAACGCGAGAAGGCTATACGGTCAGTTCAGCAACTTCTAAAGAACGAAAAGAATAG